ATTGATGGAAAAACACAGCAGCAATGACTACCTACAACGTCGAATTCAAAGACGGGATATTACGAGTGAGATTTGGCGAACCTGCTCAAAACGATCAAATTGTCAAAGATGCAGCCGCGCGACTTGAGGAAATGACCACATCGGGAGAACTCACAGGAGGACAACTGCTAAAGATTAACGGGCCGATTTCTATACCTGTAGCCTTTGTTTTAGCTCATAAACTTAGTCATATTTACGGTGCTATTGGTTTCTTTGACCCTAAAATA
This is a stretch of genomic DNA from Nodularia sp. LEGE 06071. It encodes these proteins:
- a CDS encoding CRISPR-associated protein Csx3, whose translation is MTTYNVEFKDGILRVRFGEPAQNDQIVKDAAARLEEMTTSGELTGGQLLKINGPISIPVAFVLAHKLSHIYGAIGFFDPKIGKYVISITHNPAYKLGDLID